A genome region from Hydrogenoanaerobacterium saccharovorans includes the following:
- a CDS encoding heparan-alpha-glucosaminide N-acetyltransferase: MFEKKDLSRRVWLIDEGRGVFILLMVLYHLFYDLVFIFEVNLPVFEWKATGYFQLIIAGFFVFISGVSSRFSRGNLKRGVQCFAFGLLMTAGTWLFLPSQIVLFGILHMLGISMILFGLLKPILDKIPPLVGLIGCVLLYFVTYHTQTGTWGVLGWQIGLPTGWYTTDFLFFLGLPKPEFWSSDYFPLLPWIFMYLSGTFAGVYVKNRQCPSWFYTPHSRVLAFLGRNTILIYLVHQPIIYAVLYVLFALMR, translated from the coding sequence ATGTTTGAAAAAAAAGACCTCAGCCGCCGAGTGTGGTTGATTGATGAAGGACGCGGAGTATTTATTCTCCTGATGGTTCTATATCATCTGTTTTACGACCTTGTCTTTATTTTTGAAGTCAATCTGCCGGTGTTCGAATGGAAAGCAACCGGTTATTTCCAGCTTATCATTGCAGGCTTTTTTGTCTTCATCTCAGGGGTATCTTCGCGTTTTTCACGAGGGAATCTCAAACGCGGTGTACAGTGCTTTGCTTTCGGCTTGCTTATGACGGCGGGGACATGGCTGTTTTTGCCTTCTCAAATTGTCCTGTTTGGCATATTGCATATGCTCGGTATTTCTATGATACTTTTTGGGCTGCTAAAACCCATTTTGGATAAGATACCGCCATTGGTGGGGTTGATTGGCTGCGTACTATTGTATTTTGTAACTTACCATACACAAACAGGCACTTGGGGGGTATTGGGCTGGCAAATTGGTCTGCCCACTGGATGGTACACCACTGATTTTCTTTTCTTTTTGGGTTTGCCCAAACCTGAATTTTGGTCGTCCGATTACTTCCCGCTTCTGCCGTGGATTTTTATGTATTTGAGCGGTACGTTTGCCGGAGTTTATGTTAAGAACAGGCAGTGCCCCTCTTGGTTTTATACCCCACACAGCCGTGTACTTGCCTTTTTGGGGCGCAACACCATCTTGATTTATTTGGTGCACCAGCCCATCATCTATGCTGTACTGTATGTGTTATTTGCATTGATGCGTTAA
- a CDS encoding DUF4358 domain-containing protein produces MKKILSVLLAAAMLLTLPACGKDKTDAPQAGESTIVYARAEPEDLSDVIDLIYKDVKVKGLQDATEEELSDLFHIEPDMVQKYAIRYASGRYGVADVAIIEPVEGKSDAVVEALEERRDDRIGEFENYDIHDSFRIAKEAEIYTRGKYVIMLMLADMETARKTILEQIPG; encoded by the coding sequence ATGAAAAAGATATTATCAGTGCTGTTGGCGGCAGCCATGCTGCTTACATTACCAGCTTGCGGTAAAGATAAAACAGATGCCCCCCAGGCGGGTGAAAGCACCATTGTTTACGCGCGCGCCGAACCCGAAGATTTAAGCGATGTCATCGACCTTATTTACAAGGATGTTAAGGTTAAGGGGCTGCAAGATGCAACCGAAGAAGAATTATCCGATTTGTTTCACATCGAACCGGATATGGTGCAAAAGTATGCTATCCGCTACGCCTCGGGGCGTTACGGCGTTGCAGATGTGGCAATCATCGAACCTGTTGAGGGAAAGTCAGATGCCGTGGTAGAGGCACTGGAGGAGCGCAGGGACGATCGCATCGGCGAATTTGAAAACTATGATATTCATGATTCGTTCCGTATTGCAAAAGAAGCCGAAATTTATACCCGTGGCAAATATGTTATTATGCTAATGCTTGCAGATATGGAAACCGCACGCAAAACTATTTTAGAGCAGATACCGGGCTAA